One Acinetobacter pullicarnis genomic region harbors:
- a CDS encoding 3-hydroxyacyl-CoA dehydrogenase codes for MQAIDFSQAKVAVIGAGTMGIGIAQLAAMHGHATALFDLDRSKSEQAVAQLTEQLAKRVAAGKMTAELRDLTLANLSITADIQQLADRDLIVEAIVENKAVKQQLFQQLAAICASNCVFASNTSSISITAIAAEVPQPERVIGLHFFNPAPVMKLVEIIRGLKSSDAIAQGLLSLMQGWNKVAVLAKSTPGFIVNRVARPYYAEAFRALQEHATQTAELDFILRECGRFAMGPCELTDLIGQDINFSVTQSVYQEFFYEPRYRPSLVQKELVDAGSLGRKSGQGFYDYSTAVRQPEYQLESVEAVEVLNLAQLQLDISGLSDCLQGLKQRILDCPALVAQLSTDSIASSATASDHADKHATNTLITNQIRIDDIDLRLTQGDSVDLDHNQAKVVLMDWHGDWQQAKAVVLVASVACNDADCAKVNSVFQALNVVVIWTQDHPGLYAMRSIAMLVNEASEAVLHQIATAEDIDLAMKYGVNYPKGPFQWADQLGYATILTVLNNLYRIYAEERYRPSLYLQKQAALEQGMASQNIALQSLQAQQASQG; via the coding sequence ATGCAAGCAATCGACTTTTCACAGGCCAAAGTGGCGGTGATCGGTGCAGGCACCATGGGCATTGGCATTGCGCAATTGGCAGCCATGCATGGGCATGCCACCGCATTATTCGATTTAGATCGCAGCAAGTCTGAACAAGCCGTGGCCCAGTTGACCGAGCAGTTAGCCAAACGCGTCGCTGCCGGTAAAATGACGGCGGAACTGCGTGATCTGACTTTGGCGAATTTGAGCATCACAGCTGACATTCAGCAATTGGCAGATCGTGATCTGATCGTTGAAGCGATTGTTGAAAATAAAGCGGTGAAGCAGCAACTGTTTCAGCAATTGGCAGCAATATGCGCGAGCAACTGTGTATTTGCATCGAATACCTCTTCGATTTCAATTACCGCGATTGCTGCGGAAGTGCCACAGCCTGAACGGGTGATCGGCCTGCATTTCTTTAATCCAGCACCAGTGATGAAGCTGGTGGAAATTATTCGTGGATTAAAGTCGAGTGATGCGATTGCACAAGGTTTGTTAAGCTTGATGCAGGGCTGGAATAAAGTGGCAGTACTGGCCAAATCGACCCCTGGTTTTATTGTGAATCGGGTCGCGCGTCCCTATTATGCCGAAGCTTTTCGTGCGCTACAGGAACATGCCACCCAGACCGCAGAACTTGATTTTATTCTGCGTGAATGTGGTCGCTTTGCCATGGGACCATGTGAACTCACCGATTTAATTGGTCAAGATATCAATTTCTCAGTGACGCAAAGTGTTTACCAAGAATTTTTTTATGAGCCGCGCTATCGTCCATCACTGGTACAAAAAGAGTTGGTCGATGCAGGCAGCCTCGGCCGTAAATCGGGTCAAGGTTTTTATGACTATAGCACTGCGGTGCGTCAACCTGAGTATCAGCTAGAAAGCGTTGAAGCGGTTGAAGTGCTGAACCTTGCTCAATTACAGCTTGATATCTCTGGACTCTCAGACTGTTTACAGGGATTAAAGCAACGTATTTTGGACTGTCCTGCTTTGGTGGCACAGTTAAGTACAGACAGCATTGCGTCCTCTGCGACGGCTTCCGACCATGCAGACAAGCATGCAACGAATACGCTGATAACAAATCAAATCCGTATTGATGATATTGACTTACGTTTAACTCAAGGGGATTCAGTCGATCTGGATCACAATCAAGCCAAAGTGGTGTTGATGGACTGGCATGGTGATTGGCAGCAAGCCAAAGCCGTAGTGTTGGTAGCATCGGTGGCTTGTAATGATGCAGACTGCGCAAAAGTGAACAGTGTGTTTCAAGCCCTCAATGTGGTCGTCATTTGGACTCAAGACCATCCGGGCTTATATGCCATGCGCAGCATTGCAATGTTGGTCAATGAAGCCAGTGAGGCGGTGTTGCATCAAATTGCCACAGCCGAAGACATTGATTTGGCGATGAAATATGGCGTGAACTATCCCAAAGGGCCATTCCAGTGGGCAGATCAATTGGGGTATGCCACGATTTTAACCGTATTGAATAACTTGTATCGCATCTATGCGGAAGAACGTTATCGCCCGAGTTTATATCTACAGAAACAAGCCGCACTTGAGCAGGGTATGGCTTCACAAAACATCGCACTGCAAAGCTTGCAGGCGCAGCAGGCAAGCCAAGGATGA
- the paaG gene encoding 2-(1,2-epoxy-1,2-dihydrophenyl)acetyl-CoA isomerase PaaG produces the protein MDDQTIRVDVRNAVGYLTFNRPKQLNSFNEIMHQAVAQTLKAWSKDPAIRAVVISGEGRGFCAGQDLNDRVVDPNSASPDLGLSIEKYYNPMIKMITEMPKPVICAVNGVAAGAGANIALACDIVIAAKSASFIQAFCRLGLVPDSGGTWILPRLVGRAQAMGLAMLGDKIPAERAVQLGMIWQVVEDDQLSTEAEKLAEHLAKQPTYGLSLIKKAIHAAADNSLDEQLILERDLQRLAGRSSDYREGVQAFMQKRTPEYTGC, from the coding sequence ATGGACGACCAAACCATACGTGTAGATGTTCGCAATGCAGTCGGATACTTGACTTTTAACCGTCCGAAACAACTCAATAGTTTTAATGAAATCATGCATCAAGCTGTGGCACAGACCTTAAAAGCGTGGTCTAAAGACCCTGCGATTCGTGCGGTGGTGATTAGCGGTGAAGGCCGTGGTTTCTGTGCAGGACAAGACCTAAATGATCGTGTGGTTGATCCAAACTCAGCCTCACCAGACTTGGGTCTATCGATTGAAAAATATTATAACCCGATGATCAAAATGATCACCGAAATGCCAAAGCCTGTGATCTGCGCAGTGAATGGTGTTGCCGCAGGTGCAGGTGCCAACATTGCCTTGGCCTGTGACATCGTGATTGCAGCCAAGTCAGCCAGTTTTATCCAAGCCTTTTGTCGTTTGGGTTTGGTGCCAGACTCTGGTGGGACCTGGATTTTACCGCGTTTGGTTGGTCGTGCGCAGGCGATGGGCTTGGCAATGTTGGGCGATAAAATTCCCGCAGAGCGTGCGGTGCAATTGGGTATGATTTGGCAAGTGGTCGAAGATGATCAATTGAGCACCGAAGCTGAAAAGTTGGCAGAGCATTTGGCTAAGCAACCGACTTATGGGTTGTCTTTGATTAAAAAAGCCATTCATGCCGCAGCAGACAATAGCTTAGATGAACAATTAATACTGGAGCGTGATCTACAGCGTTTAGCGGGTCGTTCCAGTGATTATCGTGAAGGTGTACAAGCCTTTATGCAAAAACGTACCCCTGAATACACAGGATGTTAA
- a CDS encoding enoyl-CoA hydratase-related protein — MDYIRSSSNDAGVVLIELNRPEKRNALNNATLKQLADLLSEIEQDPALRVVVLTGNVQCFAAGADLNELAQMDAVSLQQDPRPLLWKRIDEFSKPLIMAVNGYALGAGFELALHADIVLCGENAQFALPEIGLGMLPGAGGTQRLARLVGTQLCMRWAMTGQMISARVALQHGIVSQVCPSDLTVQYAQDLANSIAKQAPLAIRAIKQSLKSIHEVTLSQGLKMERQHFVWLAATQDRNEGIQAFLEKRKPQFRGV, encoded by the coding sequence ATGGACTATATACGCAGCAGTAGCAACGATGCAGGCGTGGTGTTGATTGAATTAAATCGCCCCGAAAAGCGCAATGCACTCAACAATGCCACCTTAAAACAATTGGCGGATTTGCTGAGTGAGATTGAGCAAGACCCTGCATTACGCGTCGTGGTATTAACTGGAAATGTGCAATGTTTTGCGGCCGGTGCCGATTTAAATGAATTGGCGCAAATGGATGCGGTCAGCTTGCAACAAGATCCGCGTCCATTGTTGTGGAAACGCATCGATGAATTTTCCAAACCATTGATCATGGCTGTCAATGGCTATGCTTTGGGAGCTGGCTTCGAACTGGCACTGCATGCCGATATCGTGCTTTGTGGTGAAAATGCACAGTTTGCCTTGCCTGAAATTGGCTTGGGCATGTTACCGGGCGCAGGCGGAACGCAGCGTTTAGCCCGCTTGGTGGGCACACAACTGTGTATGCGTTGGGCGATGACCGGGCAAATGATTTCAGCGCGCGTGGCATTGCAGCATGGCATTGTCAGTCAAGTCTGTCCGAGCGATTTAACCGTACAATATGCGCAAGATTTGGCAAACAGTATTGCCAAGCAAGCGCCACTGGCCATTCGTGCCATCAAACAATCCTTAAAAAGTATTCATGAAGTCACGCTCAGCCAAGGCCTAAAAATGGAGCGTCAGCATTTTGTCTGGTTGGCCGCCACACAAGACCGTAACGAAGGCATTCAAGCTTTTTTAGAAAAAAGAAAACCGCAATTTAGAGGTGTGTAA
- the pcaF gene encoding 3-oxoadipyl-CoA thiolase has protein sequence MEQVFICDAIRTPIGRYAGALSGIRPDDLAALPIQYLKNKHPDLAWDQLDEVIFGCANQAGEDNRNVARMATLLAGLPESVPAITLNRLCASGLDAIGFAARSIKAGEAQFVLAGGVESMSRAPYVQSKPTSAFSRAPEIFDTTIGWRFINPKFKANFGVDSMPETAEHVAEKYQINRADQDLFAYRSQQKTAQAQQNGIFDIEIMPVEVAGPKKTTRIFDQDEHPRADTTLAALSALKTPFRREGGSVTAGNASGVNDAAACVMLANAAFVAEQGLTPMAKILGIASAGVEAKYMGIGPVPAVEKVLAQTGLSLDQIDVIELNEAFAAQSLAVMRGLGLKDDDPRVNPNGGAIALGHPLGMSGTRLVITAMHELKRNNGKYALCTMCVGVGQGVALILENVG, from the coding sequence ATGGAACAGGTTTTTATTTGTGATGCAATTCGTACGCCAATCGGCCGTTATGCCGGTGCACTCAGCGGGATTCGTCCTGATGATTTGGCTGCCTTGCCGATACAATATTTAAAAAATAAACATCCCGATTTAGCGTGGGATCAGCTAGATGAAGTGATTTTCGGTTGTGCTAACCAAGCCGGTGAAGACAACCGTAATGTTGCGCGTATGGCAACTTTGCTGGCTGGGCTACCCGAATCTGTACCTGCGATTACTTTAAATCGACTGTGTGCTTCAGGGCTTGATGCCATTGGTTTTGCCGCACGTAGTATTAAAGCGGGTGAAGCACAGTTTGTTTTGGCTGGTGGGGTTGAGTCGATGAGCCGCGCACCCTATGTGCAGTCCAAGCCGACCAGTGCTTTTTCACGCGCACCAGAAATTTTTGATACCACCATAGGTTGGCGTTTTATCAATCCAAAATTCAAAGCCAATTTTGGGGTGGACAGCATGCCAGAAACGGCTGAACATGTTGCTGAAAAATATCAGATTAACCGTGCTGATCAAGATTTATTCGCCTATCGCAGTCAACAAAAAACCGCACAAGCCCAGCAAAATGGCATTTTTGATATTGAAATTATGCCCGTTGAGGTCGCAGGACCGAAAAAAACCACGCGTATTTTTGATCAAGATGAACATCCACGTGCAGATACCACTTTGGCAGCCCTTTCAGCCTTAAAAACACCGTTCCGTCGTGAAGGGGGCAGTGTTACCGCAGGCAATGCTTCGGGTGTCAATGATGCCGCAGCCTGTGTAATGCTGGCCAATGCTGCCTTTGTGGCTGAACAGGGTTTAACCCCAATGGCCAAAATCTTGGGCATTGCCAGTGCGGGTGTTGAAGCCAAGTATATGGGCATTGGACCAGTGCCTGCGGTGGAAAAAGTTTTGGCGCAGACAGGCCTCAGCCTCGATCAAATCGATGTTATTGAATTAAATGAAGCTTTTGCAGCACAGTCACTTGCAGTAATGCGTGGTTTAGGTTTAAAAGATGATGACCCACGGGTGAATCCCAATGGCGGTGCGATTGCCTTAGGTCATCCTTTAGGTATGAGTGGGACGCGTTTGGTGATCACTGCCATGCATGAATTAAAAAGAAACAATGGGAAATACGCGCTCTGCACCATGTGTGTAGGTGTTGGACAAGGTGTTGCACTAATTTTAGAAAATGTGGGCTGA